A window from Candidatus Margulisiibacteriota bacterium encodes these proteins:
- a CDS encoding phosphoglycerate kinase codes for MAKQTLEDIKELNNKRVLVRVDFNVPLDDKQQITDDTRIRAAIPTIQYLVDKGAKVILVSHLGRPKAGPDDKLRLAPVVKKLSELLKLPVGYVKDCVGPAVENAVASLHPGSVLLLENVRFYKEEEKNDPVFAKKLASLADLYVNDAFGTAHRAHASTEGVTKYLKGYAGFLMEKEIKFLGQLLENPGRPFVAILGGAKISGKIDVISSLINKVDTLIIGGGMAYTFFKARGVEVGQSLVEADKIELAKETLKKAIDRGIPLMLPIDHLVADKFDANANAKVVTRAGIPADWQGMDIGPETITKFGHAIKKAKTIFWNGPMGVFEFPKFANGTMAIAKLVAEATAKGAVSVIGGGDSVAAVEKAGLADKMTHISTGGGASLEFVEGKVLPGIACLQDK; via the coding sequence ATGGCCAAACAGACGCTCGAGGACATTAAAGAGCTTAACAATAAGCGTGTCCTGGTCAGGGTCGATTTCAACGTGCCGCTGGACGACAAACAGCAGATCACCGATGATACCCGGATCCGGGCGGCTATCCCGACCATCCAGTACCTGGTCGACAAAGGGGCCAAGGTCATTCTTGTGTCCCACTTAGGCCGGCCCAAAGCCGGCCCGGACGATAAGCTCCGCCTCGCGCCGGTCGTGAAAAAACTTTCCGAACTGCTGAAGCTCCCGGTCGGCTATGTCAAGGATTGCGTTGGGCCCGCAGTGGAGAACGCGGTCGCCAGTCTGCACCCCGGCTCGGTCCTGCTGCTGGAGAACGTCCGCTTCTACAAGGAAGAGGAGAAGAACGACCCGGTCTTTGCCAAGAAGCTGGCGAGCCTGGCAGACCTTTACGTCAATGACGCTTTCGGCACCGCCCACCGCGCGCACGCTTCGACCGAAGGGGTGACGAAATATCTCAAAGGTTACGCCGGTTTCCTGATGGAAAAGGAGATCAAGTTCCTCGGCCAGCTGCTCGAGAACCCGGGGCGGCCTTTCGTGGCGATCCTGGGCGGCGCCAAAATCTCCGGCAAGATCGACGTCATTTCCAGCCTGATCAACAAGGTCGACACGCTGATCATCGGCGGCGGCATGGCCTATACGTTCTTCAAGGCGCGCGGGGTCGAGGTCGGCCAGTCACTGGTCGAAGCCGACAAGATCGAGCTGGCCAAAGAGACGCTGAAAAAAGCGATCGACCGCGGCATCCCGCTGATGCTGCCGATCGACCATCTCGTGGCCGACAAGTTCGACGCCAACGCCAATGCCAAGGTCGTGACCCGGGCCGGGATCCCCGCCGACTGGCAGGGGATGGACATCGGGCCGGAGACGATCACCAAGTTCGGCCACGCGATCAAGAAAGCGAAAACTATCTTCTGGAACGGCCCGATGGGCGTTTTTGAGTTCCCCAAATTCGCCAACGGGACCATGGCGATCGCCAAGCTGGTCGCCGAAGCGACCGCCAAGGGCGCGGTTTCGGTGATCGGCGGCGGCGATTCGGTCGCGGCGGTGGAAAAGGCCGGGCTGGCGGACAAGATGACCCATATTTCCACGGGGGGCGGCGCCTCCCTGGAATTTGTCGAAGGCAAAGTGTTGCCCGGTATCGCTTGCTTGCAGGATAAATAG
- the gap gene encoding type I glyceraldehyde-3-phosphate dehydrogenase, whose translation MAVKVGINGFGRIGRQVLSAMVDKGVLGKEVEVVAVVDVVTDAKYFAYQMKYDSVHGRFKGTVSAAADDVLEVNGQKIKCIMATKEPSQLPWKDLGVEIVIESTGLFTDSEKAKGHLAAGAKKVLISAPGKGEVKTIVMGVNDNEYDAAQHNIISNASCTTNCLAPVVHVLVKEGIGIETGLMTTIHAYTATQKTVDGPSKKDWRGGRAAAINIIPSTTGAAKAVGEVLPVTKGKLTGMSFRVPTADVSVVDLTFRANKDTSIEEIDALLKKASQTYLKGILGVADEEVVSTDFIHDQRSSIYDSLATLQNNLKGEKRFFKVVSWYDNEWGYSCRVVDLVKLIAAKK comes from the coding sequence ATGGCAGTAAAAGTCGGGATCAACGGTTTCGGTCGGATCGGTCGGCAAGTGCTCAGCGCGATGGTCGACAAGGGGGTCTTGGGCAAGGAGGTCGAGGTCGTCGCCGTCGTCGATGTCGTGACCGACGCGAAATATTTCGCTTACCAGATGAAGTATGATTCGGTCCACGGCCGGTTCAAGGGGACCGTCAGCGCCGCGGCCGACGACGTGCTGGAGGTCAACGGCCAGAAGATCAAGTGCATCATGGCGACCAAAGAGCCGAGCCAGCTCCCCTGGAAGGACCTGGGGGTCGAGATCGTCATCGAATCGACCGGCCTCTTTACCGATTCGGAAAAGGCCAAAGGCCACCTGGCGGCCGGCGCCAAAAAAGTGCTCATCTCCGCCCCGGGCAAGGGCGAGGTCAAGACGATCGTCATGGGCGTTAATGATAACGAATACGACGCCGCCCAGCACAATATCATTTCCAACGCCTCCTGCACCACGAACTGCCTGGCCCCGGTGGTCCACGTGCTGGTCAAAGAAGGGATCGGCATCGAGACCGGTCTCATGACCACCATTCACGCCTACACCGCGACCCAGAAGACCGTCGACGGCCCGTCCAAGAAGGACTGGCGCGGCGGCCGGGCGGCGGCGATCAACATCATTCCTTCGACGACCGGCGCGGCCAAAGCGGTCGGCGAAGTGCTCCCCGTCACCAAGGGGAAATTGACCGGCATGTCTTTCCGCGTCCCGACGGCCGACGTCTCGGTGGTCGACCTGACCTTCCGGGCCAATAAAGATACGTCGATCGAAGAGATCGACGCCTTGCTCAAAAAAGCTTCCCAGACTTACCTTAAAGGTATCCTGGGCGTGGCCGACGAAGAAGTGGTTTCCACCGACTTTATCCATGACCAGCGCTCCTCGATCTACGACTCGCTGGCCACGTTGCAGAACAACCTGAAGGGCGAGAAACGGTTCTTCAAGGTCGTTTCCTGGTACGACAACGAGTGGGGTTATTCCTGCCGGGTCGTCGACCTGGTCAAGCTGATCGCGGCCAAAAAGTAG
- the rodA gene encoding rod shape-determining protein RodA: protein MLRLSDAAIWAAAGALLFIGFLAIFSASYMMQAKAGTEPLLLVTRQFLALLVALSGLAFFCYLDYRHLQKAAPFLYLLVVGLLVAVLLAGSGASGAQRWFQLGFFSFQPSEVAKLVLIIALAAFLGRGKEFRSGWEAPALLALVGLPFLLIFKQPDLGTALVLFAILLGMLAAADSAPLLLLLLVTPVLSILLRPLLFLWLLYLFSVALALFLTRARTFDWLAVLGLNIGVGVALPFLWGTLKSYQRLRIVAFLNPGADPLGAGYHTLQSKIAIGSGGLLGKGFLRGSQTQLQFIPEQFSDFIFSVVGEEFGLLGALLVLALFGLLIWRGLVIAGAARDRFGKLLAYGIVTMLLFHCGANIGMALGILPVVGIPLPLLSYGGTSLFMNLCALGILQSISMRRQKLLF from the coding sequence ATGTTAAGATTGTCCGACGCGGCGATCTGGGCCGCGGCCGGCGCGCTGCTCTTCATCGGTTTTCTGGCGATCTTCAGCGCGAGCTACATGATGCAGGCCAAGGCGGGGACCGAACCGCTCTTGCTGGTGACCAGGCAATTCCTGGCCTTGCTGGTCGCTTTGTCCGGCCTGGCGTTCTTTTGCTATCTTGACTACCGCCACCTGCAAAAGGCGGCCCCATTCCTCTACCTTTTAGTGGTGGGATTGCTGGTCGCCGTGCTGCTGGCCGGTTCCGGCGCCTCCGGGGCGCAGCGCTGGTTCCAGCTCGGCTTCTTCTCGTTCCAACCATCCGAAGTGGCCAAGCTGGTGCTGATCATCGCGTTGGCGGCGTTCCTGGGCCGCGGCAAAGAATTCCGCTCCGGCTGGGAAGCGCCGGCGCTCCTGGCGCTGGTCGGCTTGCCGTTCCTCTTGATCTTTAAACAACCGGACCTGGGGACCGCGCTGGTCCTTTTTGCCATTTTGCTCGGCATGCTGGCCGCGGCCGATTCGGCGCCGCTGCTCCTCCTGCTGCTGGTCACGCCGGTCTTGTCGATCTTGCTGCGGCCGCTCTTGTTCCTCTGGCTGCTTTACCTGTTCAGCGTGGCGCTGGCGCTCTTTTTGACCCGGGCGCGGACGTTCGACTGGCTGGCGGTGCTCGGCCTCAATATCGGCGTCGGCGTGGCCTTGCCTTTCCTCTGGGGGACGCTGAAGTCATACCAGCGGCTGCGGATCGTCGCCTTCCTGAATCCCGGGGCCGATCCGCTGGGGGCGGGGTACCACACGCTGCAAAGCAAGATCGCGATCGGCAGCGGCGGCCTGCTGGGCAAGGGGTTTTTGCGCGGTTCGCAAACGCAGCTCCAATTCATCCCGGAGCAATTTTCCGACTTTATCTTTTCGGTCGTCGGCGAGGAGTTCGGCTTGCTGGGCGCCCTGCTGGTGCTCGCCTTGTTCGGCCTGCTGATCTGGCGCGGCCTGGTGATCGCCGGCGCCGCCCGCGACCGCTTCGGGAAACTGCTGGCGTACGGCATCGTCACTATGCTGCTTTTCCACTGCGGGGCGAACATCGGCATGGCGCTGGGCATTTTACCGGTCGTGGGCATTCCCTTGCCGCTGCTCAGCTACGGCGGCACTTCGCTGTTCATGAACCTGTGCGCGCTCGGTATTTTACAAAGTATTTCGATGCGGCGGCAGAAATTATTGTTCTAG
- the trpE gene encoding anthranilate synthase component I: MIKPDLKEFKRLAKKGNLVPVYKEIVADMETPVSAFKKIAGDHSFLLESVEGGEKIARYSFLGTCSASRVASPGSFEEIRTLLKEYKPVSIPGLPRFSGGLVGYIGYDAVRQIEKIPNANPDDLNIPLMQFIMADAILAFDHIKHKIVIIANARIAGDPARAYRSACRRIAGLEAKLKKPLRTTELETGRRRAVKFQSNVTRREYEEMVRQAKAHIKAGDIIQVVLSQRLEAKCHADPFDIYRALRVLNPSPYMYYLRLGDLQIVGSSPEVMVRLEGGLATLRPIAGTRPRGRDEAEDKKLADDLLASKKERAEHVMLVDLGRNDLGRVCDWGSVKVTEEMVIEKYSHVMHIVSNVNGRLKRGRDAIDLVKAVFPAGTVSGAPKVRAMELIDELENRQRGLYAGCVGYFSFSGELDSGIAIRTILIKDGKAYVQAGAGLVYDSVPAREYQETLNKARALLTAVETTR, encoded by the coding sequence ATGATAAAACCGGACCTGAAAGAGTTCAAACGCCTGGCGAAAAAGGGGAACCTGGTCCCGGTCTACAAGGAGATCGTGGCCGACATGGAAACGCCGGTCTCGGCGTTCAAGAAGATCGCCGGCGACCATTCTTTCCTGCTGGAATCGGTCGAAGGCGGGGAAAAGATCGCGCGCTATTCTTTTTTGGGGACCTGTTCCGCGTCACGGGTCGCGAGTCCCGGGTCTTTTGAGGAGATTCGGACATTGCTGAAAGAGTACAAGCCGGTTAGTATTCCCGGCTTACCCAGGTTCAGCGGCGGGCTGGTCGGCTATATCGGCTATGACGCCGTCCGGCAGATCGAAAAGATCCCCAACGCCAATCCCGACGACCTGAACATTCCCCTGATGCAATTTATCATGGCCGACGCCATCCTGGCGTTCGATCACATCAAGCATAAGATCGTGATCATTGCCAACGCGCGGATCGCCGGCGACCCGGCCCGGGCGTACCGGAGCGCTTGCCGGCGGATCGCGGGGCTGGAAGCCAAGCTGAAAAAACCGCTGCGGACGACCGAGCTGGAGACCGGGCGGCGGCGCGCGGTCAAGTTCCAGAGCAACGTCACCCGCCGGGAATACGAAGAGATGGTCCGGCAGGCAAAAGCCCATATCAAAGCCGGAGACATTATTCAGGTAGTGCTTTCCCAGCGCCTGGAAGCTAAGTGCCATGCTGACCCGTTCGATATTTACCGGGCGCTGCGCGTGCTCAATCCTTCCCCTTACATGTATTACTTGCGTTTGGGCGACCTGCAGATCGTCGGCTCTTCACCGGAGGTCATGGTCCGGCTGGAAGGCGGGCTGGCCACCCTGCGGCCGATCGCCGGGACCCGCCCGCGCGGCCGCGACGAGGCCGAAGACAAGAAACTGGCCGATGACCTGCTGGCGTCCAAAAAGGAGCGGGCGGAGCACGTGATGCTCGTTGACCTGGGCCGCAACGACCTGGGCCGGGTCTGCGACTGGGGGAGCGTCAAGGTGACGGAAGAGATGGTGATCGAGAAGTATTCGCACGTCATGCACATTGTCAGCAACGTCAACGGCCGGCTGAAGCGCGGCCGGGACGCCATCGACCTCGTCAAGGCGGTCTTTCCGGCGGGGACGGTCTCCGGCGCGCCCAAGGTCCGGGCGATGGAGCTCATCGACGAACTGGAGAACCGGCAGCGCGGCCTCTATGCCGGCTGCGTCGGCTATTTCAGCTTTTCCGGCGAACTTGATTCCGGCATCGCGATCCGGACGATCTTGATCAAGGACGGCAAGGCCTACGTTCAGGCCGGAGCCGGCCTGGTCTACGATTCGGTCCCGGCCCGGGAATACCAGGAGACCTTGAACAAGGCCAGGGCGCTTTTGACCGCGGTCGAGACCACCAGATGA
- a CDS encoding polyprenyl synthetase family protein yields MPNAELRIIERELNKNLPKKGKLAMAMRYSVLAGGKRFRPILCLAVAKALGKPPAKVLPFACAVEMIHTFTLIHDDLPAMDDSDLRRGKPTCHKKYGEALAILVGDALSTLAFGLIADQPKAVKELAGALFEVVEGQVADVAAPEKKLTLNRLRAIHRWKTAALLKACVRGTAAICGATARQTTALTAYAEHLGMAFQIADDILDVTATARQLGKPVRADSKKGFPFVVGLARSRALAAAERDQALRRLAPFGPRARRLAELACYVTEREK; encoded by the coding sequence ATGCCTAATGCCGAACTAAGGATCATTGAGCGGGAATTAAATAAAAATCTGCCGAAAAAAGGCAAGTTAGCTATGGCGATGCGCTATTCGGTCTTGGCCGGCGGGAAACGTTTTCGGCCGATCCTCTGCCTGGCGGTGGCCAAAGCGTTGGGAAAACCTCCTGCCAAGGTTCTCCCTTTTGCCTGCGCCGTCGAAATGATCCACACCTTCACTTTGATCCACGACGACCTGCCGGCGATGGACGACTCCGACCTGCGCCGGGGAAAGCCGACCTGCCACAAGAAATACGGCGAAGCCCTGGCGATCCTGGTCGGCGACGCGCTCAGCACGCTGGCGTTCGGGCTGATCGCCGATCAGCCCAAGGCGGTCAAGGAACTGGCCGGCGCCTTGTTCGAGGTGGTTGAAGGGCAGGTGGCCGACGTTGCCGCGCCGGAGAAAAAACTAACACTGAACCGGCTGCGCGCCATCCACCGCTGGAAGACGGCGGCGCTGCTCAAGGCCTGCGTCCGCGGGACGGCCGCGATCTGCGGCGCGACGGCGCGCCAAACAACCGCGCTGACCGCGTACGCCGAACATCTCGGGATGGCTTTTCAGATCGCCGACGATATCCTGGACGTGACCGCGACCGCCCGGCAATTGGGGAAGCCGGTCCGGGCCGACAGCAAAAAGGGTTTTCCGTTCGTCGTCGGCCTGGCGCGGTCCAGGGCGCTGGCGGCGGCGGAGAGGGACCAGGCCTTGCGGCGGCTGGCGCCGTTCGGTCCGCGCGCCCGGCGCCTGGCCGAGTTGGCTTGCTACGTTACGGAGCGTGAAAAATGA
- the hisF gene encoding imidazole glycerol phosphate synthase subunit HisF — translation MLAKRIIPCLDVTEGRVVKGTKFVELKDAGDPVELAALYDRAGADELVFLDITASSDKRYIMLDVVKKVSEKVFIPFTVGGGINDVETMREILASGADKVSVNTAAVNDPALIEKGAAKFGSQCVVLAIDAKKTADGHWEVYTHGGRTPTGTDAVAWAKQGEKLGAGEILLTSMDRDGTKDGYELDLTRAIADAVGIPVIASGGAGKVEHLYDAFSKGRADAALLASLLHYKELTIKEIKDFLERKGIAVRR, via the coding sequence ATGCTAGCCAAAAGGATAATACCCTGCCTGGACGTGACCGAAGGGCGCGTCGTCAAAGGGACAAAATTCGTCGAACTCAAGGACGCCGGCGACCCGGTCGAGCTGGCGGCCCTCTACGACCGGGCCGGGGCGGACGAGCTGGTCTTCCTGGACATTACCGCCTCCTCGGACAAAAGATACATCATGCTCGATGTCGTCAAAAAGGTCTCCGAAAAGGTCTTTATCCCGTTCACCGTCGGCGGCGGGATCAACGACGTGGAGACGATGCGAGAGATCCTGGCCAGCGGCGCCGATAAGGTCTCCGTCAACACCGCCGCGGTCAATGACCCGGCCCTGATCGAGAAAGGGGCGGCGAAGTTCGGCAGCCAGTGCGTCGTCCTGGCGATCGACGCGAAAAAGACGGCCGACGGACATTGGGAAGTTTACACGCACGGCGGCCGGACGCCGACGGGGACCGATGCTGTCGCCTGGGCAAAGCAGGGCGAGAAGCTGGGGGCCGGCGAAATTTTATTAACGAGCATGGACCGGGACGGGACCAAGGACGGTTATGAGCTGGACCTGACCAGGGCGATCGCCGACGCGGTCGGGATCCCGGTCATCGCTTCCGGCGGAGCCGGCAAGGTCGAACATCTCTACGACGCCTTTAGCAAAGGGCGGGCTGACGCGGCGCTGCTGGCTTCGCTCCTTCACTATAAGGAGCTGACGATCAAGGAGATCAAGGATTTCCTGGAACGGAAAGGGATCGCCGTCAGGAGATAA
- a CDS encoding MGMT family protein — translation MGKDRKISAFQKSVYQVVKTIPRGQVRTYGWVARRIGKPGAARAVGRALHRNPFAPQVPCHRVVAQNGLGGFARGVKAKVQLLRSEGYQC, via the coding sequence ATGGGCAAAGATCGAAAAATATCTGCTTTCCAAAAAAGTGTCTACCAGGTAGTCAAAACGATCCCGCGCGGCCAGGTGCGGACCTATGGCTGGGTAGCGCGGCGGATCGGCAAACCCGGGGCGGCCAGGGCGGTTGGGCGCGCGCTGCACCGCAATCCGTTCGCCCCTCAAGTTCCCTGCCACCGGGTCGTGGCGCAAAACGGCCTGGGGGGATTTGCCCGCGGGGTCAAAGCTAAGGTACAATTGCTGAGGAGCGAAGGATACCAATGCTAG
- a CDS encoding PHP domain-containing protein yields the protein MKLVADLHVHTVSSGHAYSTLAEYVARAKKIGLQALAITDHGPAMPGAPHYYHFANMRMIPRVIDGVRILRGIEANVINDRGELDIKPVDIKWGELDIVLVAMHPRCGYQNQGAAKNTAVMIRALRHPGINIIAHLDNPQFPVNIKQVVAAAKARKIAIELNNSSPLSRPGSEAMARELVRAVKAADWQLVLGTDSHIASMLGDFTSAKKLLKQVGLKEKNVVNTSWAKIEKYLLSKKVSTR from the coding sequence ATGAAGCTGGTCGCCGACCTGCACGTTCACACCGTTTCCTCCGGTCACGCTTACTCCACGCTGGCGGAATATGTCGCCCGGGCCAAAAAGATCGGCCTGCAAGCCCTGGCGATCACCGACCACGGGCCGGCCATGCCGGGCGCGCCTCATTATTATCACTTTGCCAACATGCGGATGATCCCCCGGGTCATCGACGGGGTCCGCATCCTGCGGGGGATCGAGGCGAACGTCATTAATGACCGGGGGGAGCTCGACATCAAGCCGGTGGATATCAAATGGGGGGAACTGGACATCGTCCTCGTTGCCATGCATCCCCGCTGCGGTTATCAAAACCAGGGAGCGGCGAAAAACACCGCGGTCATGATCAGGGCGCTCCGGCACCCCGGGATCAACATTATCGCCCATTTGGATAATCCGCAGTTTCCCGTGAACATCAAGCAAGTCGTTGCCGCCGCCAAAGCGCGCAAGATCGCGATCGAGCTCAATAACAGCTCGCCGCTTTCCCGGCCCGGCAGCGAAGCCATGGCGCGGGAACTGGTGCGGGCGGTGAAAGCGGCCGATTGGCAGTTGGTGCTGGGGACCGATTCGCATATCGCTTCGATGCTCGGGGATTTTACCTCGGCCAAGAAACTTCTTAAGCAAGTCGGGCTAAAGGAAAAGAACGTCGTTAATACCTCATGGGCAAAGATCGAAAAATATCTGCTTTCCAAAAAAGTGTCTACCAGGTAG
- a CDS encoding YebC/PmpR family DNA-binding transcriptional regulator, with translation MSGHSKWATIKRSKAKTDAARGKVFTKIIREIASAARIGGGDPAGNPRLRLAIDKAKAANMPSDNVKRAIDKATGAGAVALEELTYEGFGPGGVAIIIEVLTDNRNRAVGEVRNIFEKGGGNLGASGSVSYMFKRKGSISFEKAGLDEEKLTMAAIDAGAEDIQSGETTIEVITTPEQFEAVRDALKAKGFNPTDAEVTMVADTNVKVTGEAAQKLLNLINKLEEQDDIQAVHANFDISDEEMEKLQ, from the coding sequence ATGTCCGGACACAGTAAATGGGCGACGATCAAGCGGTCCAAAGCCAAGACCGATGCGGCTCGCGGCAAAGTTTTTACCAAGATCATCCGCGAAATAGCCTCGGCCGCCAGGATCGGCGGCGGCGATCCGGCCGGTAATCCCCGGCTCCGCCTGGCGATCGACAAAGCCAAAGCGGCCAATATGCCGAGCGACAACGTCAAGCGGGCGATCGATAAAGCGACCGGCGCCGGCGCGGTCGCCTTGGAAGAGCTGACCTACGAAGGTTTTGGCCCGGGCGGCGTCGCGATCATTATTGAAGTGTTGACCGACAACCGCAACCGGGCGGTCGGCGAAGTCCGCAACATCTTTGAAAAGGGGGGCGGCAACCTGGGCGCCTCGGGCAGCGTCTCCTACATGTTTAAGCGCAAGGGGAGCATCTCTTTTGAAAAAGCGGGGCTCGATGAAGAAAAGTTGACCATGGCGGCGATCGACGCCGGGGCCGAGGATATCCAGAGCGGCGAAACGACGATCGAGGTTATTACCACGCCGGAACAGTTCGAAGCCGTTCGCGACGCGCTCAAGGCCAAGGGTTTCAACCCGACCGACGCGGAAGTCACCATGGTCGCCGATACCAACGTTAAAGTGACCGGTGAAGCGGCGCAAAAACTGCTGAACCTGATCAACAAGCTCGAAGAGCAGGACGACATCCAGGCCGTCCACGCCAATTTTGACATTTCCGACGAGGAAATGGAAAAATTGCAATGA
- a CDS encoding aldolase catalytic domain-containing protein, which produces MYRPEIKVLDCTIRDGGLINEHLFEDKLVRAVYRAVSAAGVDYVELGYRSSKKYFSADKFGKAKFCDEAFVRKMIEGVDSQTKLSTMVDIGRVDPDDIPLKKDSVVDMMRVACYVKDIDKAIALVKHCADKGYETTVNIMAVSTALVPDLEEGLKQLAECPLKAVYIVDSFGALFSEQVHFLTKLYAKYLNPKGIEVGMHCHNNQQLGFANTIEGIRKGANYVDGTIYGIGRAAGNAPLELLLAFLKNPKFKLEPILEIIEKEFIPLRQQIEWGYLIPDMITGILNQHPRAAIEMRSGKGTKSFVELYRSLLGEGELA; this is translated from the coding sequence ATGTATCGCCCTGAGATCAAAGTCCTCGACTGCACAATCCGCGACGGCGGCCTGATCAACGAACACCTGTTCGAAGATAAGCTCGTCCGCGCCGTTTACCGGGCGGTTTCCGCGGCCGGCGTCGATTACGTGGAGCTCGGTTACCGCTCTTCCAAGAAATATTTCTCCGCGGATAAGTTCGGCAAAGCCAAGTTCTGCGACGAGGCCTTTGTCCGCAAGATGATCGAAGGGGTCGATTCCCAGACCAAGCTCTCGACCATGGTCGACATCGGCCGGGTCGATCCGGACGACATCCCGCTCAAGAAAGACAGCGTGGTCGACATGATGCGGGTCGCCTGTTACGTCAAGGATATCGACAAGGCGATCGCCCTGGTCAAACATTGCGCCGACAAGGGTTACGAAACGACGGTCAACATCATGGCCGTTTCCACCGCGCTGGTCCCCGACCTGGAAGAAGGCCTCAAGCAGCTGGCGGAATGCCCGCTCAAAGCGGTCTATATCGTGGACAGCTTCGGCGCCCTTTTTTCCGAACAGGTCCATTTTTTGACCAAGCTGTACGCCAAATATCTTAATCCGAAGGGGATCGAGGTCGGGATGCACTGCCACAACAACCAGCAGCTCGGCTTTGCCAACACGATCGAGGGGATCAGGAAAGGCGCCAATTACGTCGACGGCACGATCTACGGGATCGGGCGGGCGGCCGGCAACGCTCCGCTGGAGCTGCTCCTCGCTTTTCTCAAGAACCCCAAGTTCAAGCTCGAGCCGATCCTCGAGATCATCGAAAAAGAGTTCATCCCGCTCCGGCAGCAGATCGAGTGGGGGTACCTGATCCCCGACATGATCACCGGGATCCTGAACCAGCACCCGCGCGCCGCCATCGAAATGCGCTCCGGCAAAGGGACCAAGAGCTTTGTCGAACTTTACCGCAGTTTACTGGGGGAAGGGGAATTAGCTTAA
- a CDS encoding glycogen/starch synthase has product MKILYVSSEVVPFSKTGGLADVAGALPKALKAIGHDIRVYTPRYKNVKSAETGFPVFFFEDQALFGSRENLYQLPGGIDYPDNLERFSAFCRGAFLLLKQLSWKPDIIHCNDWQSALVIMYLKLKYQNDPSWQRIATVYSVHNLAYLGMFDKNQLPATGFGWEVFKQDGLEFWNQLALAKAGFIYADVINTVSSTYAKEIQTPEYGCGLDGLLRARAHDLYGIINGIDYDVWSPATDPNIPKRYSPATISLKAENKVELQRQNSLPQKKETPVIGMITRLADQKGFDILAGALEGMMKLGCQFVVLGTGDKKYHDLLNQLKKKYPDQLGINLKFDALLAELIYAGSDMFLMPSRYEPCGLGQLISFKYGTVPIVRKTGGLADTVGDYNGKTGEGEGFVFTDYTAKALLDAVRRAVDTYHKKMLWVPLQIKIMDLDYSWDASAKQYVGLYVKALAKIGISAL; this is encoded by the coding sequence ATGAAGATCTTATACGTTTCTTCCGAAGTCGTCCCTTTTTCCAAGACCGGCGGCCTGGCGGACGTTGCCGGCGCGCTCCCTAAAGCCCTCAAGGCGATCGGCCACGACATCCGGGTCTACACCCCGCGCTACAAGAACGTCAAAAGCGCCGAGACCGGTTTCCCGGTCTTTTTCTTCGAGGACCAGGCGCTCTTCGGTTCGCGCGAAAACCTCTACCAGCTGCCGGGCGGGATCGACTATCCTGACAACCTCGAGCGCTTCTCCGCTTTTTGCCGGGGGGCGTTCCTGCTGCTCAAGCAGTTATCCTGGAAGCCGGATATTATCCACTGCAACGACTGGCAATCGGCCCTGGTCATCATGTACCTCAAATTAAAGTACCAGAACGACCCGTCCTGGCAGCGGATTGCCACGGTTTATTCGGTCCATAACCTGGCGTATCTCGGGATGTTCGACAAGAACCAGCTGCCGGCGACCGGTTTCGGTTGGGAGGTCTTTAAACAGGACGGGCTGGAGTTCTGGAACCAACTTGCTCTGGCCAAGGCCGGTTTCATTTATGCCGACGTGATCAATACGGTCTCGAGCACGTACGCCAAGGAGATCCAGACGCCGGAATACGGCTGCGGGCTCGACGGCCTGCTGCGCGCCCGGGCGCACGATCTCTACGGGATCATTAACGGGATCGATTACGATGTTTGGAGCCCGGCGACCGACCCGAACATCCCCAAACGGTACAGTCCGGCGACCATCTCTCTGAAAGCGGAGAACAAGGTCGAGCTGCAGCGGCAGAACAGCCTGCCCCAGAAAAAAGAGACGCCGGTCATCGGGATGATCACCCGGCTGGCGGACCAGAAAGGTTTTGATATCCTGGCCGGCGCCCTGGAAGGGATGATGAAGCTCGGTTGCCAGTTCGTCGTCCTGGGGACCGGCGACAAGAAATACCACGACCTGCTCAACCAGTTAAAGAAGAAATATCCCGACCAGCTGGGGATCAATCTGAAATTCGACGCGCTGCTGGCGGAGCTGATCTACGCCGGGTCGGACATGTTCCTGATGCCGAGCCGCTACGAGCCGTGCGGCCTCGGCCAGCTGATCAGTTTTAAATACGGTACCGTGCCGATCGTCCGGAAAACCGGCGGCCTGGCCGATACGGTCGGCGATTATAACGGCAAAACCGGCGAAGGTGAGGGCTTTGTTTTTACCGATTACACGGCGAAGGCGCTGCTCGACGCGGTCAGGCGGGCGGTCGACACCTATCACAAGAAAATGCTCTGGGTCCCGCTGCAGATCAAGATCATGGACCTGGATTACTCCTGGGACGCCTCCGCCAAGCAATATGTCGGCCTCTACGTTAAAGCGCTGGCCAAGATAGGCATTTCTGCGCTATAA